In one Brevibacillus composti genomic region, the following are encoded:
- a CDS encoding DUF2573 family protein, which produces METKKDALVPELEELVYKFTELLTGEATPERVEMVKVWCLYAHMSKVMPPLIQHWSSEPDHQEAKAQIREIIEQIKQWNQTKNQKH; this is translated from the coding sequence ATGGAGACAAAGAAGGACGCTCTGGTTCCAGAGCTGGAGGAATTGGTATATAAGTTTACGGAGCTGTTGACGGGGGAGGCTACCCCCGAGCGTGTAGAAATGGTGAAGGTCTGGTGCCTGTACGCCCACATGTCCAAAGTGATGCCTCCGCTGATCCAGCATTGGAGCAGCGAGCCGGATCATCAGGAAGCCAAGGCGCAAATCCGGGAGATCATCGAACAGATCAAGCAGTGGAACCAGACGAAAAATCAGAAGCACTGA
- a CDS encoding quinone oxidoreductase family protein, producing MKAVLVTAFGGTEGMVYSDVEMPACGPKQVLIRVVKTSVNFADIKARYGKKGGGKLPFIPGLDAVGIVERVGEEVEAVQVGQRVMAFPHNGSYAEYIVADEMLTFALPDELDWDTAAACPIVSFTSYRLLADVARLEPGETVLIHAAAGGIGTTATQLAKLLGAGRVIGTVGSRSKAEIALEAGADCVIATDTEDFAEKVKEWTDGEGAHVILDSIAGTVTEKSIECLAPYGRLVHFGNAGGQIGQIKTIDLHASCRSVLGFSLGTTRSKRPHLLRETARHVLPYLADGRLKMKIGKHFPLAEAAKAHDWVESRQSTGKVLLDVREP from the coding sequence ATGAAGGCAGTGCTCGTAACCGCTTTTGGCGGGACAGAAGGAATGGTTTATTCTGATGTGGAGATGCCTGCTTGCGGTCCCAAACAGGTATTGATTCGGGTCGTGAAAACGAGCGTCAATTTTGCCGACATCAAAGCGCGCTACGGCAAAAAGGGCGGCGGCAAGCTCCCGTTTATCCCCGGATTGGATGCAGTCGGGATCGTCGAGCGCGTGGGCGAGGAAGTGGAGGCTGTCCAGGTAGGGCAGCGGGTTATGGCCTTTCCGCATAACGGCTCCTATGCCGAGTACATCGTGGCGGATGAAATGCTCACGTTTGCCCTGCCGGATGAGCTCGATTGGGACACGGCGGCGGCTTGTCCGATCGTATCGTTTACGTCATACCGGCTGCTGGCTGACGTAGCCCGGCTGGAGCCGGGAGAGACCGTCTTGATCCACGCGGCTGCCGGCGGCATCGGGACCACAGCGACCCAACTGGCCAAGCTGCTCGGCGCTGGACGGGTCATCGGCACGGTAGGCAGCCGCAGCAAGGCGGAGATTGCGCTGGAGGCCGGGGCCGACTGCGTCATTGCGACAGATACAGAGGACTTTGCCGAAAAGGTGAAGGAATGGACAGACGGAGAAGGAGCCCATGTCATTCTGGACTCGATCGCGGGCACGGTCACGGAAAAAAGCATAGAATGTCTGGCTCCCTACGGACGCCTCGTCCACTTTGGCAATGCCGGCGGCCAAATCGGACAGATCAAGACGATCGACCTGCATGCCAGCTGCCGCTCGGTTCTCGGATTCAGTCTCGGGACCACCCGCAGCAAACGGCCGCATCTGTTGCGGGAGACGGCTAGGCATGTCCTGCCATACCTGGCTGACGGCCGGCTGAAGATGAAGATCGGCAAGCATTTTCCGCTGGCAGAAGCGGCAAAGGCCCATGACTGGGTGGAGAGCAGGCAGAGCACCGGGAAAGTGCTGCTCGACGTGCGCGAACCTTGA
- a CDS encoding ArsR/SmtB family transcription factor, whose product MDPLLIFKALSNETRLQILDWLKDPEKHFPPQEGGDCRKIGVCVSHIQEKAGLSQSTVSQYLLTLQRAGLLEVYRYGQWTYYKRNEKTLQELSRYIGQEL is encoded by the coding sequence ATGGATCCCCTCTTGATTTTTAAAGCGTTGTCCAATGAAACGCGTTTGCAAATTCTCGATTGGCTCAAGGACCCGGAGAAACACTTTCCCCCGCAAGAAGGAGGAGACTGCCGCAAAATCGGGGTGTGTGTAAGCCATATTCAGGAGAAGGCCGGCTTATCGCAATCGACTGTTTCTCAGTACCTGTTGACGCTCCAGCGGGCGGGCTTGCTGGAAGTGTACCGCTACGGGCAATGGACCTATTACAAGAGAAATGAAAAAACGCTGCAAGAACTGTCCCGCTATATCGGCCAGGAGCTGTAG
- a CDS encoding LLM class flavin-dependent oxidoreductase, which produces MSETPLSILDLVPVLEGGTPADSFRNTLDLAQHAEKWGYHRYWLAEHHNMPGIASSATSVVIGYVAAGTSSIRVGSGGIMLPNHSPLVIAEQFGTLESLYPGRIDLGLGRAPGTDQPTARALRRENRSSGEDFPELLAELRRYFQPPTDGAEMPRVRAFPGEGLNIPIWLLGSSLFNAQLAGMLGLPFAFAGQFSPDHILPALRLYRSVFRPSEVLDKPHAMVGINVIAADDEAEARRLSTSQQQSFLSLIRGKPQKLQPPVDSMEDLWADYEKASIEAQLKATIVGDPAQVKEQLQAFLDETQADELIINGAVYDHQARLRSYEIIAEIAQG; this is translated from the coding sequence CTGAGCGAAACTCCGCTTTCCATTCTGGACCTGGTCCCCGTATTGGAGGGAGGGACGCCGGCAGATTCCTTCCGCAATACGCTGGATCTGGCTCAACATGCGGAAAAATGGGGATACCACCGGTACTGGCTGGCGGAGCACCACAATATGCCGGGGATTGCCAGTTCGGCTACCTCCGTGGTCATCGGCTATGTGGCCGCGGGAACTTCCAGCATCAGGGTAGGATCGGGCGGCATCATGCTCCCCAACCACTCCCCGTTGGTAATCGCGGAGCAGTTCGGCACCCTGGAATCCCTGTATCCCGGGCGAATCGATCTGGGGCTGGGACGGGCGCCGGGTACGGACCAGCCGACTGCCCGCGCTCTTAGGCGTGAAAACAGGAGCAGCGGGGAGGATTTTCCGGAGCTTTTGGCCGAGCTGCGCCGCTATTTCCAGCCGCCTACTGACGGAGCGGAGATGCCGCGCGTGCGCGCCTTTCCGGGCGAGGGTTTAAACATTCCGATCTGGCTGCTCGGCTCCAGTCTGTTTAACGCACAGCTGGCGGGGATGCTGGGGCTCCCGTTCGCCTTTGCCGGTCAGTTTTCACCGGACCACATCCTCCCGGCACTCCGGCTGTACCGCAGTGTCTTCCGCCCGTCCGAGGTGCTGGATAAGCCGCATGCAATGGTCGGGATCAACGTGATCGCGGCGGACGACGAAGCGGAGGCGAGACGGCTCTCTACTTCGCAGCAGCAGAGCTTTCTCAGCCTGATCCGAGGCAAGCCGCAGAAGCTGCAGCCGCCCGTGGACAGCATGGAGGATCTGTGGGCCGATTATGAGAAGGCCAGCATCGAGGCGCAGTTGAAGGCGACCATCGTCGGCGACCCGGCCCAAGTGAAGGAACAGCTCCAGGCATTTCTGGACGAGACGCAGGCTGACGAGCTGATCATCAACGGAGCGGTCTATGATCATCAGGCCCGCCTGCGCTCATACGAAATCATCGCCGAAATCGCCCAGGGGTAA
- a CDS encoding NADH-dependent flavin oxidoreductase, with product MNEKYAPLFEPYPLRSGITLKNRVVMAPLTNYSSHDDGTVSDAEIRYYARRAKGVGMVITACIYVTENGKGFPGQFSGTSDEMIPSMRRVASTIKEKGAQAVLQIFHAGRMAPPELVPGGDVVSASAVSDNPDTGVVPRALEEEEIEEIIRGFGETTRRAIEAGFDGVEIHGANFYLLQQFYSAYTNRRTDRWGGSREKRLAFPLAVVDEVKRVVAKHAERPFLIGYRFSPEEPYPDGITMEDTFVLVDALAEKELDYLHVSLQHFWSKPRRGADPNRTRIEQIQERLAGRTALMGVGSIYTADDARAAIETGVPLIALGRGIIIEPEWVEKVQEGREQEIATTVRPDAQERLEIPGPLWERMMTVEGWFPVEKESAAHLQTK from the coding sequence ATGAACGAAAAATATGCACCGCTATTTGAACCATACCCCCTGCGAAGCGGCATCACGCTGAAAAACCGCGTCGTCATGGCGCCGTTGACCAATTATTCTTCCCATGATGACGGGACGGTGTCCGACGCGGAGATCCGCTATTATGCCCGCCGCGCAAAGGGCGTAGGCATGGTGATTACCGCTTGCATCTATGTTACGGAAAACGGCAAGGGCTTCCCCGGCCAATTTTCCGGTACGAGCGATGAGATGATTCCCAGCATGAGGCGGGTCGCATCGACGATCAAAGAAAAAGGCGCACAAGCCGTGCTGCAAATATTCCACGCCGGACGGATGGCCCCGCCCGAACTGGTTCCCGGCGGAGACGTCGTCAGTGCCAGTGCCGTCTCGGACAATCCCGACACAGGCGTAGTGCCGCGCGCTCTGGAAGAAGAAGAGATCGAGGAGATCATCCGCGGATTTGGGGAGACCACGCGCCGCGCGATTGAGGCCGGCTTCGACGGAGTGGAGATTCACGGCGCCAACTTTTACCTGCTGCAGCAATTCTACTCGGCCTATACCAACCGCCGCACGGATCGCTGGGGAGGATCGCGAGAAAAGCGTCTCGCCTTTCCGCTGGCCGTCGTGGACGAGGTAAAACGGGTGGTCGCCAAGCACGCGGAACGCCCCTTCCTCATCGGGTACCGCTTTTCCCCGGAAGAACCCTACCCGGATGGCATTACGATGGAGGATACCTTTGTCCTGGTAGATGCGCTGGCGGAGAAAGAGCTGGACTACCTCCATGTATCGCTCCAGCATTTCTGGTCCAAACCGAGACGGGGCGCCGATCCGAACCGCACCCGGATCGAGCAGATTCAGGAGCGTCTCGCCGGACGCACGGCTTTGATGGGGGTAGGCTCCATCTACACGGCCGATGATGCGCGGGCAGCCATCGAGACAGGCGTCCCCCTGATCGCGCTGGGGCGCGGCATCATCATCGAACCGGAGTGGGTGGAAAAAGTGCAGGAGGGAAGAGAGCAGGAGATCGCCACGACGGTGAGACCGGACGCCCAAGAGCGGCTGGAGATCCCGGGTCCGCTCTGGGAGCGGATGATGACGGTGGAAGGCTGGTTCCCCGTGGAAAAAGAATCGGCTGCACATTTGCAAACTAAATGA
- a CDS encoding HesB/YadR/YfhF family protein — MNMTVTPAALAWFQEECGFQPGDYVRFFARYGGSSTIQDSYSMGFTREMPDSIGLSTVAGGITFYIVEDELWYLDGKEMTVDYRKDRDEIVYSYA, encoded by the coding sequence ATGAACATGACAGTTACACCCGCTGCACTCGCCTGGTTTCAGGAAGAATGCGGCTTCCAACCCGGGGACTATGTCCGCTTTTTTGCCCGTTACGGCGGCAGCAGCACGATCCAGGACTCCTACTCCATGGGCTTTACCCGCGAGATGCCGGACAGCATCGGGCTGTCTACAGTAGCGGGGGGCATTACCTTTTACATCGTGGAAGATGAGCTCTGGTATCTGGATGGCAAAGAGATGACGGTGGATTATCGGAAGGATCGCGATGAGATCGTGTATTCCTATGCGTGA
- a CDS encoding ABC transporter permease, which produces MIEPAAFACGLSLDLLSLTDDQVEILLVSRLPRLISIIIAGVSMSICGLIMQQLSRNKFVSPTTAGTLDSARLGILVTLMLYTTASPLVKMLVSFAFALLGTFAFMKILDKIKFKDTIFIPLVGLMFGNIISSLATFIAYKYDLIQNMSAWLQGDFSMIMKGRYELLYISIPLLIIAYLYANKFTIAGMGEDFSKNLGLPYKQVLHIGLILVALMTSSVVLTVGMIPFLGLIIPNIVSIYRGDHLKSSLPHTALLGAVFVLFCDILGRIVIYPYEISISLTVGVLGSGIFAYLLMRRKAYGI; this is translated from the coding sequence TTGATCGAGCCCGCAGCCTTTGCCTGCGGGCTTTCGCTGGATCTGCTGAGTCTGACGGACGATCAGGTGGAGATTTTGCTGGTGAGCAGGCTGCCGCGCTTGATCAGCATCATCATCGCGGGGGTCAGCATGAGCATCTGCGGTCTGATCATGCAGCAGCTGAGCCGCAACAAATTCGTCTCGCCCACCACGGCAGGGACGCTGGATTCTGCCCGGCTGGGCATACTGGTAACGCTGATGCTGTACACCACTGCCAGTCCCTTGGTCAAAATGCTGGTCTCCTTCGCGTTTGCCCTTTTGGGGACGTTTGCGTTCATGAAGATTCTCGACAAAATCAAGTTCAAGGATACGATTTTCATTCCGCTGGTGGGCTTGATGTTTGGCAATATCATCAGCTCGCTGGCTACCTTTATCGCGTACAAATACGATCTCATCCAAAATATGTCGGCCTGGCTCCAGGGCGATTTCTCCATGATCATGAAAGGCCGCTACGAGCTTCTGTACATCAGCATCCCGCTCTTGATCATCGCGTACCTGTACGCCAACAAGTTTACGATCGCCGGCATGGGCGAGGATTTTTCCAAAAACCTCGGCCTCCCGTACAAACAGGTGCTGCATATCGGTCTGATTCTCGTGGCGCTGATGACTTCTTCCGTGGTGCTGACCGTCGGGATGATTCCTTTTCTCGGTCTGATTATCCCGAACATTGTGAGCATCTACCGGGGCGACCACCTGAAAAGCAGCCTGCCGCATACAGCCCTACTCGGAGCTGTCTTCGTCCTGTTCTGCGATATATTGGGGCGGATCGTCATCTACCCGTACGAAATCTCCATTAGTTTGACCGTTGGAGTGCTCGGCAGCGGCATCTTTGCTTACTTGCTGATGAGGAGAAAGGCATATGGCATATAG
- a CDS encoding iron chelate uptake ABC transporter family permease subunit: MAYRTKTSILALLALILVAIFMTIKAGGNWDYILLLRGKKVLAIILTGGAIAYATLVFQTITNNRILTPSIMGLDSLYLMIQTFVIFLFGSNARMMIDSNLNFLLCVALMVLFSALLYKILFKRDQQNIYYLLLIGIIFGTLFQSLATFWQVLIDPNEFQAVQDKMFASFNNINTKLLGIAGILLVLVFAYVWRFTKYLDVLSLGREQAVNLGIDYDDVVKKLLVGVAILISIATALVGPITFLGLLVVNVTYEFMKTYRHAYLIPASVLISVIALVGGQLIVERVFTFSTTLSVIINFVGGIYFLYLLLKERKSW, from the coding sequence ATGGCATATAGGACAAAAACAAGCATACTGGCGCTTTTGGCACTCATCTTGGTGGCAATTTTTATGACGATCAAAGCGGGCGGCAATTGGGACTACATCCTGCTCCTGCGGGGGAAGAAGGTGCTGGCCATCATCCTGACGGGAGGGGCCATCGCGTATGCCACCCTGGTGTTTCAGACGATTACGAATAACCGCATACTGACCCCGAGCATCATGGGATTGGATTCACTGTACTTGATGATTCAGACCTTCGTGATTTTTCTGTTCGGCTCGAATGCCCGCATGATGATCGACAGCAATCTCAATTTTCTCTTGTGTGTAGCGCTGATGGTGCTCTTCTCGGCCCTTCTGTACAAGATTCTGTTTAAGCGGGATCAGCAGAATATTTACTATTTGCTCTTGATCGGCATCATCTTTGGGACGTTGTTTCAAAGCCTGGCGACATTCTGGCAGGTGCTGATCGATCCCAATGAATTTCAGGCCGTTCAGGACAAAATGTTCGCCAGCTTCAACAACATCAATACCAAGCTGCTCGGCATAGCCGGAATTTTGCTGGTGCTGGTATTTGCGTATGTTTGGCGGTTTACCAAGTATCTGGACGTCCTCTCGCTGGGGCGGGAGCAGGCGGTGAATCTGGGCATTGATTACGATGATGTCGTCAAAAAGCTGCTCGTCGGGGTAGCGATCCTGATCTCCATCGCGACGGCACTGGTCGGCCCGATTACCTTCCTCGGCCTGCTCGTCGTCAACGTCACCTACGAGTTCATGAAAACCTACCGGCACGCGTACCTGATCCCGGCTTCCGTGCTGATCAGCGTCATCGCACTGGTCGGAGGACAACTGATCGTCGAAAGAGTGTTCACCTTTTCCACGACGCTGAGCGTGATCATCAATTTTGTCGGCGGCATCTACTTTCTCTATCTGCTGCTGAAGGAGAGGAAATCATGGTAG
- a CDS encoding iron ABC transporter ATP-binding protein, which yields MVEVKHVSKAYGPKTVVEDVTMTIPKGKITSFIGPNGAGKSTLLSMISRLIGKDAGEIYIDGVEISRCKSTDLAKKISILKQSNHISLRLTVRELVSFGRFPYSQGRLTDLDEKHIQKAIHYMELESMQDKYLDQLSGGQKQRAFIAMVIAQDTEYILLDEPLNNLDMKHSVQIMKILRKLVDDLGKTVVIVIHDINFASCYSDVIVALKDGKVVKMGTTDEIITSPVLKEVYDMDIPIQHIDDNKICIYFS from the coding sequence ATGGTAGAGGTAAAACATGTGTCCAAAGCCTACGGCCCTAAAACAGTGGTGGAGGATGTCACGATGACCATCCCCAAAGGGAAAATCACCTCCTTTATCGGTCCCAATGGGGCGGGCAAAAGCACCTTGCTGTCGATGATCAGCCGCCTGATCGGCAAGGATGCGGGCGAGATCTACATCGATGGCGTGGAAATCAGCCGCTGCAAAAGCACGGACCTGGCCAAGAAGATCTCCATCCTCAAGCAGTCCAACCACATCAGTCTGCGGCTCACCGTGCGCGAGCTGGTTTCCTTTGGCCGCTTTCCCTACTCGCAGGGGAGGCTGACGGACCTGGATGAGAAGCATATCCAGAAGGCCATCCACTACATGGAACTGGAAAGCATGCAGGACAAATATCTGGACCAGCTCAGCGGCGGACAAAAGCAGCGCGCTTTCATCGCCATGGTCATCGCCCAGGATACCGAATACATCCTGCTCGATGAGCCGCTGAACAATCTGGACATGAAGCATTCCGTGCAGATCATGAAGATCCTGCGCAAGCTGGTCGACGACCTGGGGAAGACGGTGGTGATCGTCATCCACGACATTAATTTCGCTTCCTGCTATTCCGATGTGATCGTGGCGCTGAAGGACGGGAAGGTGGTCAAAATGGGGACGACCGATGAGATTATCACATCCCCCGTCTTGAAAGAGGTCTACGACATGGACATCCCGATCCAGCACATCGATGACAACAAGATTTGCATTTACTTTTCCTGA
- a CDS encoding siderophore ABC transporter substrate-binding protein, with translation MKKLALLFMIAVLAVFAAACGSSSSSTTGGTNASAGQPQAEAPQGAQTPAAAEELTIKHELGETKVKKNPQKVVVFDFGTLDTLEKLGVEVAALPKTSIPKYLEKFKDDKYANVGSLKEPDFEKINEIKPDLIIISGRQSAMYEEFQKIAPTIYLGVDTARYMDSFTENTKIIGQIFGKEAEVDQALAKINEEIKQLHDKASASGKQALIILANDGKVSAYGPNSRFGILHDVFGFAPVDKNIEVSTHGQSISFEYIVEKDPDYLFVVDRGVVAGGQSSAKNVVENELVSKTKAYKDGHIVYLNPDFWYLSGGGLISVEEMVKEVEASLK, from the coding sequence ATGAAGAAGTTGGCTTTGTTATTCATGATCGCCGTCCTGGCTGTCTTTGCGGCAGCGTGCGGCTCTTCCAGTTCCAGCACGACCGGGGGAACCAATGCTTCCGCAGGGCAGCCCCAAGCGGAAGCCCCGCAGGGTGCGCAGACCCCGGCAGCGGCCGAGGAATTGACGATCAAGCACGAGCTGGGCGAGACAAAGGTAAAGAAAAACCCGCAAAAGGTCGTGGTGTTTGACTTTGGTACGCTGGATACACTGGAAAAGCTGGGCGTGGAAGTAGCCGCATTGCCGAAGACCAGCATTCCGAAGTACCTGGAAAAGTTCAAGGACGACAAGTATGCCAATGTGGGCAGCCTGAAAGAGCCCGACTTTGAAAAAATCAACGAGATCAAGCCGGATCTGATCATCATTTCCGGCCGCCAATCGGCGATGTACGAAGAGTTCCAAAAAATTGCCCCGACGATTTATTTGGGCGTGGACACCGCACGGTACATGGACTCGTTTACGGAAAATACAAAAATCATCGGACAGATTTTTGGCAAGGAAGCCGAAGTCGACCAGGCTTTGGCCAAGATTAACGAGGAGATCAAGCAGCTGCATGACAAAGCCTCTGCCAGCGGAAAACAGGCGCTGATCATCCTGGCCAATGACGGCAAGGTGAGCGCCTACGGACCGAACTCCCGCTTTGGCATCCTCCATGACGTGTTTGGCTTTGCGCCGGTAGACAAGAATATCGAAGTGTCCACGCATGGACAAAGCATTTCTTTCGAATACATCGTGGAGAAAGATCCCGATTACCTGTTCGTCGTGGACCGCGGTGTCGTGGCCGGCGGACAATCCTCCGCGAAGAACGTGGTGGAAAACGAGCTCGTCTCCAAAACAAAGGCATACAAGGATGGACATATCGTGTATCTCAATCCGGACTTCTGGTATCTCTCCGGCGGCGGGCTGATCTCCGTAGAGGAAATGGTGAAGGAAGTAGAGGCAAGTTTGAAATAG